Genomic segment of Benincasa hispida cultivar B227 chromosome 1, ASM972705v1, whole genome shotgun sequence:
AACCTTCCTACCAACTCTTACCTTTAAAAGAAATGATATCAGTGGTTTCGTGGGTTCCTAAAGGGGCTTGCAAGCCTCTTCCAGTCCTGGAAGTTCCTCCCACCAATAAATCTTCCTACCAACTCTCCACCGTTATTCTGCTTACAGTCTACATGATGAACACTCGTGGGCTTTTTGTgagctttcctttttttttcttatatatattaaatcttgtattctttctttctttcttttttctctcacaTTAAAATATTCTAAATCAACGCACTTGATCAGACAAATTGTACCACTTTGGATCATTTCATTCAATCGAAATTGTTTCTTATCCTTATATacgtgtgtgtatatatatattcttgtGGGTTAATTTAGAACTTGAATAAAATTATTCATTTAGCAGGCTTTTTGAATTATTGCCCCCAGCAACAACCTTAATTTTACCACTTCTATTGACTATTTCGTCCACTTGGCGTCAGGGAACTTTATTTCGGTTGGTTCAATGGAACCTTCCATCGAGTTATGAGACCTTGACATTGTAGGTTTATATGGATTATATGTGACTTCAAgtccgtttggattgacttgataaaaaagtgtttttcaaaaaaattatttgattttaatacACTTGAACAACCATTTTGAGTGGTTGCCAAACGcttcaatttctttcaaaatgacttattttttaaattaaacacttgaaaatgtatttcaaacatACCCTACATCTTGTAACAAACACGTTGTAATAATTTCTCCTTTTTTATGTTTGTCTAGATTGACGAGCTGCTACCATGTGTGGAGTTAGGTGGAATTgttgagaagaagaagggaattatttctcctttttttatGATCCACTGTTAATTTTCCCTATAACAAACATGAATATACTAGCTAGTGCAAGTGCTGGTAAGCAAGTCAAGATTTGGGACATATCTACTGCACAATGTGATGTAACTATGCAGCATCAAACAGACAAGGTAAGAATCTCTGTTGCATTGATATTTTAGTAGTCTAAAAGTCGGTTCATGTAATTGTACTGAAGGTCTAAATTGGTTCCTTAAATTGTTCTCTATCCAAAGGTGTGTGGTCCAAATTGATTTCCAGTATTCACCTTAGCTTATGTTTTCTGTATCCGAAGCTTACATGAACAACAAATGCTGCCTTGTATATACTCATAAGCTCATTTTGTACGACGCAGTGCACATGCATCTTTGTTCTTGTTAAAATACATCTTTTTTTCTGTTCAATTATCTTTTATGGTTTTTATTAAGCCTAATAGATGAAATTAAAGTTATTAGGATAGGTGGCTTACCTAGTGTTTTAAAGGCTCTTAGGCCTATGCCTAGAGGAGGTAAACTCTAACTTAACTTACGTTTTATTTGGGCCAGAGGACTTAAAGCCTTTACACCTCGTGTAATGATTAGGTCAATGATATTAATTTGCCTCATTCTTCTTTGATCTTCCTCCATCAAATTCCAGTAATCTAGAAATGGCCGCAAGACTGTCATACATATCCTGCCATTGTCTTCTTCGTGTCCTTGCCTCTATGGTTTATGAATACATCGTAAGGCTTTGCAATAGACCTTTGCTTGTTCCCGTCTGAGCTATAAACTGACTTAGGCAAAcagttcatcattttttaaatatagtaaagtgttgatataataaaatttactcTAACCTATTGTCTTTAGCTTTTGAGTAAATTGGAGctttacatggtatcagagtagGAGGTCCTGTGTTCAAACTCCTGTAATGTCATATCCTTTCccattaatattgatttccacttgTTAGGTCTTCTACAAATTTTCAAGCCTACAACTAAGGGGAGTGTTAATatgttaatataattaaatttgtgaTAACCCATGGGTGATTTAACaatttgtattattatttaaatgtgAATCAAGTAACAAAGTTGGTTAAGATATGTTATGAATAAAAAGTCAATTTAGAttgaaatctaattttaattgtttctttagttcaaagttttttttttttcaaaaaaagatgaagttaattcaaatatttataattaggTTATATTGGTGTGTGTATATtctttagataatttttttaaaatttaagatggGAAGAGTCAAGAGAGATTAGAGATAAGTTttttagatttatattttttaatttaaaatgtggtcattatttaaaattaaaaaaaaaaaaatactccaaAAAGTGTCAGGGACCTTTCAAACCTATGCTTGAAACTCGGTACACAGACCAAGTGCACACTTGGAGACTAAAAGAtaactttaaataaataaataaatttagatgTGTATGACATATGATACTTTAAGATGGACAAAggttcaatttttctttttacttgatGGAAAGTATGGGGGAGAAGTAGAAGAATGGTGGAGGAATAGCAGAGAATGCTAGGAGAGAACGTCTGAAGTGGGAAtatggacaaaaaaaaaaaggaaaataaaaaactcTAAATGCATGGATTTTCGCATCTAGGATAAGcacattttttaatcaataaagCAGCCTTACCGTTCAACCCCAATGCGCTAGAAGGAAGAAAGTAAATTGTGTGGGGGTTGATGGGTGGGTGTGGAGGGGTTGTGGCGCATTAGGGAAGTTAGAGGGTAGAGGATATTTTGTGTTTGTAGAGCCGTTAGTGCGGGAGTGAACAAGGGAGTCGAGTGAGATAAGCAAATCTTGAGCAAATTGAAGGTAAAGCCTCTCAAAAGCTTGGAGGTCTTTGTGATTTCCCCTCGAAATTGTTCCCATAAAAGTTCTATCCTCTTCTTTTGTCTTGTATTCTTTCACTATATCAATATTAACTCGGAAGATGCCAATTTCTTTGACTTGCTGGAGGGTGTGCGGTTTTATGGGTTTTGTGAGGGCAAGCGGAATTGTAGGGTGTTTAGGGGTATTGAGAGAGAACATATTGAGCTTTGGTCCCTTGTTTGTTTCATGTTTCCCTTTGGGCTTCGATTTTGAAGACCTTTTATAATTATTCTGTAGGTGTGATTTCTCATAGTTGGAGTCCTCCCTTTTTTGTGAGGTGGTTTTTTTTGTATGCCTTTATATTGTTTCattctttctcaatgaaagtcgttattttcattttaaaaaaaaatgttaacttCGAAGAGTTTCATCATGAGGGTCTTTTAGCTTGTGAAAAGCATTCAAGCAATACAGAGGGACTCCTAGCTATATGCGTTACAAATATAAACTAACATCTGTGACTTTTCAACTTGGTGCCAAATATGATGTTTTGTTGATTATATTTTACTTTCCAGGTTCAAGCTGTAGCATGGATTATCATTCGTAACAATCTTTTGATTATTCAGTATTTTTGGTAATAAGAGATATTTTCTACTGAGGTTTTTGCACTTTCTTGTGGGATTATAATACTCcacccctctctctctctctctctcagttAATCTTCACATGATTTCTCATCATAGCTTGAATTTTCtggttttatgtttttatgtaattaagaaagatgcaagaAACCCTTCCCATTCAGGTTAAAAGTGGCTAGTTACAGCAGATGTGGAGAGCTTGGCATGGGATCCACATACGGAGCACATGTTTGTGGTGTGTATTCCTGCTTCTTGCACAGATCTAGTTTTGAACATTCTTTTTCCTGGCTTCGCAATGCGCTCAATATTGTTCAGGTGAGCCTAGAGGATGGCAGAGTGAAAGGTTTTGACATCTGGAATGCCACCACAGAGACTAGCTCTGAATCAAAAGCAAGTTTTACTCTCCATGCGCATCAGAAATCTGTGTCTCTGTTTCTTACAATCCCTTGGCACCTAATGTACTTGCTGTTCTTTTATTCTGTTTCTTGCTCAACTCCCCCCTTCCTCTCCTCTCCCTTGATTTCTAACTTCTGTTTGTCTGTACACTTCTCCAGCTACTTGCAACTGGATCTActgacaaaatggtaatttataGTCCCTTTATATTATTGCTGAAATGCTTTTTAGATTATTTAAAGAAAGATATTTGTGTCATTGACTCAAATCTTGTGCAGGTTAAATTATGGGACTTCATGAAATGACCCAGTTTTCTGATTGTTGTTGAAAATACAATCCCTTGGCACCTAAGTCCAATAATGAACCTTCATGTGTGGCATCCACAAATCTTAAAGCAGTTAAGTAATATGATTTCCGTGGTTAAAGTTATGCACATAGCATGTCGTGGACTTCTAACAATCATTTCTTTATGTTCTAATTGTTTCAGGGAGCTGTGTTTTTGGTTTCCTTCTCCGAATATTGTCCCTTTTTGCTGGGTATTGGAGGCTCCAAGGACAAATTGGAGGTGAGTATATAATGTTTAGATGTATATTCATTTTCATTGAAGTGGTTTCTGAAATATTTAAGGCCTGTTTTAAAAGTAGACACTATAagcctaattttaaaaaacagaaaataaaatggttattgATAAATAAGTGGTTTTGCAGGCGTAGAATACACTATCTGATGCTGCAGTCTCTCGGAAGTTTGGAAAGTATAGGCAGCGGATATCTTAAATTGTGAATTGACTGAGTTATAACAAATATAGTTGAGAAATTGTGTTTGTGTAGTTAGTTTTGCGATCTTATTTTGTGTTTGTATTTGATGGTGAATGCCCACCGTGGCGTCAAATTCAGAaatgtttttttgaaaaattaatgcATCCTTGGAGCTCTTGACCAATGCTCGCATTTCATTGAAGTTAGTTATATTATCAAAACATTGGTGAAATTGGATTCCATATTCATAACTCGTCCTTGAAAGGTTGAAAAAGGTCAACTTTTCAGATCTCTCTCTATTGGTGGTATATTCTCGTCACAACATGATTAGATGAATCACGGGTGAATAGAAAAGTTGAAAATGAACTTTATCCTTTGCTCTTCTTTGTTATGCCTCAAACTTCTTATTTTGATTTATGAATCCAAAAATCTGCctagagaaaggaaagaaggaaaaaagtaATTGTCATTGGTGCATTGGTGGAGGTGCCATTGGATAAGCAACTGGCATAACATAAGGAGGATGGGGATGGATTCCATGAGGAAGCATCACCGGAGTGCCAACTGCCGATGCCATGTGCCCTGGAGGAGCTGCCACTGGATGGCCAACAGGTGCCCCATACATGCCTATTCCTGGTAGATGCTGCTGAGGCCGGTGCTTCCCTGGTGGCCCCAAAGCCGGCGGATTACTCTGGTTCGTGCCATTTGTTTGGTGGCCAGTGATTGGAGCTTGATGGGACATGACATCGCCACCACTGCCATTATTAACTGAGGTTATGTCATGAATACTTGATCTTCTTCTATCTCTGTTCATTGAGTTCAATCGTATGAAATACTTCTGTGCATGACTGGCAACTTGTGTCGGTGTCCTGGATATAACAAAGTTTCTTGAAATGCTTC
This window contains:
- the LOC120090782 gene encoding uncharacterized protein LOC120090782 isoform X2, translated to MNILASASAGKQVKIWDISTAQCDVTMQHQTDKVQAVAWIIIRNNLLIIQYFWLKVASYSRCGELGMGSTYGAHVCGVYSCFLHRSSFEHSFSWLRNALNIVQLLATGSTDKMVKLWDFMK
- the LOC120090782 gene encoding uncharacterized protein LOC120090782 isoform X1, which gives rise to MNILASASAGKQVKIWDISTAQCDVTMQHQTDKVQAVAWIIIRNNLLIIQYFWLKVASYSRCGELGMGSTYGAHVCGVYSCFLHRSSFEHSFSWLRNALNIVQVSLEDGRVKGFDIWNATTETSSESKASFTLHAHQKSVSLFLTIPWHLIYLQLDLLTKWLNYGTS